The genomic interval ttcttatttAAGACTGAAAAAAATTACATGACAATGGATTGAAACGCTTTGCATTATGGGAATGTAATGGAGAAAATGAGTAATTCAgaatttagagaaaaaaaacttgaatttaACAACTTCATGTATTCAAAATGGTGAAACTATGATCCTCTACCGATGAAAACACTCTGCAGGTAGAATTCCCAATTACAGCAGCAACTAACTGACCACTTGTCTCGTTTGGCTTGTtgtttcagcagcagagagcaaACTTacctcatgtttctgtttttcagatGTGGACCGACATTGAGACACAGAAGTTGAAAGAAGGGGTCCAAAGATTTGGAGAGGGCAACTGGAGTAAGATTAAGGCCTACTACTCTTTCAAAGAGAGAACAAATGTGCAACTCAAGGATAGATGGAGAACAATGAAGAAGATCAATCTGGTTTAAGATGAAACCTCACAAATTTctgttgtacattttttttttctaagtctGACACTTAAGTTCCATGAATGTTTATAGTTGAGTTTGCAGACTTAGTTTTCCCCTTGATTGTAATAAAACAGCAATGGTGTCTGATGTATTTTTTACTGCAGCCTTATAAACAGTCTGAAACTAAACACAATCTATGACAATCTTGATTTATTTGAAAGACAACATACAAAATTATGCACAATGAAAACTATTCCCCTTCATTTTGAAGAGATTTGAGTCAAATTCGGAGTGAAGGCGGATCAGAAGTCCCGAGAACGAGTGAATCCTTCAGATGATTTGTGTCTCAAAGTGAGTCACTGGAGGGGATCACATTGCTGTCCCTAGACATGTCCCTTGTGACATCTGCAATTAACGTCATCAGATCAGGTTATGAAATCCAACCACCTAACAGTTATGTGGGATCAACTGCGGTTCCAGGTTTGTATTCTGTAAATGGAGCTGGACTTTACTTAGACAAAGAAAATGGGAATTCCACAGTCCAAtcatttgatgtatttttatgTTAAAGTGTCTTCATTCCTAATGAACTCTCCCACATCAGCCTGGTGGAACACTACGATGGACATGGGGTCCACACGCCGACACTCCTGAGTGTTCTTGGCTGCTACTCCAAaaccctgaaaaacaaaaagacatgaCTGTTTTAGAAATCTTTAAGATGAACTTTGGGTGGCCGTTTGTCATGTGGTATAATAACTGTATGTTTCCATTCACCCAAGAAAGTTGCGAGGAAATGCAAATGAGGAAAACAATAAATTGTGTCGAATCAGTTCAACCCACATGCATCTCATGCTGTTTCAGTGGCTCTAACACTTAACAGTTCGCAATGTCCACAGCTATGTGAGCCATACAGCGTCACAAATACAAAACTTACCAAAGGGACATCAGACATGGAGTACACCACAACACCCTGGTACTGCTGAGTGTTTTCAGTGATCCTCCCAAGCCCAGATTTTAATACATGGTTCCCATAAAGGAAAGACTGCTCTGCTCCAGGTTTCACCCACACTTTGAACTGGACATAAAAGGAAATAAGACTTTCATTAATTGTGTGAGATATCACTTTTGAGACAGATCATGCTTTAATACAGAAAATACATGTAGGCATTTCGCAACAAGCATCAACATGGCATTAATCAATGTGACAGTTCATATATAGAGAGATGGTATCCTCATTGGGTCAGAACAAATATAATTATCAAATGCCAATTGACTGAACACTTCTCATAGACTAATTGTTACTATAATAAAGAACTGATCCCAATAAATTTTGTGTTGCCTACCAATCTACCTGCATCTTCACACTGCCTCCTTATCTCCAACCTCCAATAACAAGAAGAGCCCAGGAGACAGAGGCAGGGGTGCTAACAaagtaagataagatacaaaTAATGGTAACAAGATGCATCATGTATAGTCACCTTTGCATAAGGCGCCAGGAAATCCAG from Notolabrus celidotus isolate fNotCel1 chromosome 3, fNotCel1.pri, whole genome shotgun sequence carries:
- the nip7 gene encoding 60S ribosome subunit biogenesis protein NIP7 homolog; the encoded protein is MRPLTEEETKTMFEKLSKYIGENIKLLVDRPDGTYCFRLHNDRVYYMSEKILKLTTNISRDKLVSVGTCFGKFTKTIKFRLHITALDFLAPYAKFKVWVKPGAEQSFLYGNHVLKSGLGRITENTQQYQGVVVYSMSDVPLGFGVAAKNTQECRRVDPMSIVVFHQADVGEFIRNEDTLT